A window from Mogibacterium neglectum encodes these proteins:
- a CDS encoding FAD-dependent oxidoreductase, whose amino-acid sequence MNKKVDNIIIGFGKAGKTLANYLGNEGEKTVLVEKSPEMYGGTCINVGCIPSKFLATCADRKAYSNADNRAYYKESVLGKKNLISKLNKANYDKVESNENVEVLDGKASFKDDHTILVDNGADSYEIFAEKIFINTGTRPFIPNVEGLEIGNHIHTSETLMDLEEFPETLAILGSGFIGLEFAATYAKFGTKVTIIDKGDRLLPREDDDVADVVYESYKSLGVDILFNSEINHVEQSDDEVLIAYTENGVSKELRADALLVATGRRANVEDLHVENAGVEVSERGFINVNDHLQTNKPHIFAMGDINGGPQFTYVSLDDFRIVKSYLDGDGSYSRKERQGIAFSAFLHPTFSKVGLGEKDAKEMGYNVKVATLPVTAIPKAKILGNQTGVYKAIVDADTDQILGVVLFGEESHEIINIVVTAMIAKQPYRVLANQIFTHPTMAEALNDLFSSIK is encoded by the coding sequence ATGAATAAAAAGGTAGATAATATAATAATTGGTTTTGGGAAAGCTGGAAAGACGCTGGCTAACTATCTTGGAAATGAAGGTGAGAAAACCGTTCTTGTAGAGAAATCGCCAGAGATGTATGGTGGAACTTGCATCAACGTTGGTTGCATCCCTTCTAAGTTCTTAGCAACTTGTGCAGATAGAAAGGCTTATAGCAATGCTGATAATAGAGCATATTATAAAGAATCTGTGCTTGGTAAGAAGAATCTTATATCGAAGCTGAATAAAGCAAATTACGATAAGGTTGAAAGTAATGAAAACGTAGAAGTTCTAGATGGTAAAGCTTCATTCAAAGACGATCATACAATCCTAGTTGATAATGGCGCGGATTCATATGAGATATTCGCTGAAAAGATTTTTATCAATACTGGGACTAGACCATTTATTCCTAATGTTGAAGGTCTTGAAATAGGAAACCACATTCATACGAGTGAAACGCTGATGGACCTCGAGGAATTCCCTGAAACGCTAGCTATTCTAGGTAGCGGATTTATAGGATTAGAATTTGCAGCAACATATGCAAAGTTTGGAACTAAAGTAACGATTATTGACAAGGGAGATAGACTACTACCACGAGAAGATGACGATGTGGCGGACGTTGTATATGAATCATATAAGTCATTAGGTGTTGATATTCTATTCAATTCAGAAATTAATCATGTTGAGCAGAGCGATGATGAAGTTTTAATCGCCTATACCGAAAATGGTGTAAGCAAAGAGCTCAGGGCAGATGCGCTACTAGTTGCTACTGGCAGAAGAGCAAATGTTGAGGACCTGCATGTAGAGAATGCTGGAGTTGAGGTTTCAGAGCGTGGATTTATCAATGTAAATGATCACCTGCAGACTAACAAGCCACATATCTTCGCAATGGGAGATATCAACGGCGGACCGCAGTTCACATACGTTTCTCTCGATGATTTCCGCATTGTGAAAAGTTATTTGGATGGGGATGGAAGCTACTCGAGAAAAGAGAGACAGGGTATTGCGTTCTCTGCATTTTTGCATCCTACATTTTCTAAAGTTGGTCTTGGTGAAAAGGACGCAAAGGAAATGGGTTATAACGTGAAGGTTGCGACCTTGCCTGTAACGGCTATTCCAAAGGCAAAGATTCTTGGAAATCAGACGGGCGTGTACAAGGCTATTGTTGATGCGGATACGGATCAAATTCTTGGAGTGGTTCTCTTTGGCGAGGAGTCACACGAAATTATCAATATCGTAGTTACAGCTATGATTGCAAAGCAGCCATACAGAGTGCTAGCAAATCAGATATTTACACATCCGACAATGGCGGAAGCACTCAATGACTTGTTTAGCTCGATTAAGTAA
- a CDS encoding O-acetylhomoserine aminocarboxypropyltransferase/cysteine synthase family protein — MTNYKTSTVCVQGGYEPKNGEPRVVPIVQSTTFKYESSEQMGNLFDLKESGYFYTRLSNPTNDAVANKICQLEGGVAAILTSSGQAANFYAMMNIASAGDHIISSSAIYGGTYNLIAHTMKQMGIESTFVEPDISPEELEKKFQPNTKLVFGETLSNPSLSVLDIEKFVNAAHKHGVPLIVDNTFPTPIFCKPFEWGVDIVTHSTTKYMNGTANSVGGAVVDSGNFDWTKHSDKFPGLTTPDETYHGTVYTESFGNAAYIVKMTTNLMRDLGSIPSPQNAFYLGIGLETLHLRMERHFQNALALAKHLENHPKVAWVSFSGLENDSQHELAQKYLPNGSCGVIAFGVKGGREAAIKFMDSLKLAAIVTHVADSRTCVLHPASTTHRQMNDEELAAAGISQDLVRMSVGIEDIDDIIADVNQALEQ; from the coding sequence ATGACAAATTACAAAACTAGCACGGTATGCGTACAGGGTGGTTACGAGCCAAAGAATGGAGAGCCGAGAGTAGTTCCAATAGTTCAGTCCACCACTTTTAAGTACGAATCATCAGAGCAGATGGGAAATCTATTCGACTTAAAAGAGTCTGGATATTTCTATACTAGACTTTCTAACCCCACTAATGATGCAGTGGCAAACAAGATTTGTCAGCTAGAGGGTGGCGTTGCAGCTATACTTACGTCGTCTGGTCAAGCTGCAAATTTCTATGCGATGATGAATATTGCAAGCGCAGGTGATCATATTATTTCTAGTTCCGCTATATACGGTGGAACATACAATCTAATCGCACACACTATGAAGCAGATGGGCATTGAGTCGACCTTTGTTGAACCCGATATTTCACCTGAAGAGTTAGAGAAGAAGTTCCAGCCTAATACAAAACTTGTATTCGGTGAGACTTTATCGAATCCTTCACTAAGTGTACTAGATATTGAAAAATTTGTGAATGCAGCACATAAGCATGGAGTACCACTAATCGTAGATAATACATTCCCTACACCAATTTTCTGTAAACCTTTCGAATGGGGTGTTGATATCGTTACACATTCAACCACAAAATATATGAATGGTACCGCTAACTCAGTTGGTGGAGCAGTTGTAGATTCAGGTAACTTCGATTGGACTAAGCATAGCGATAAATTCCCAGGTCTAACAACACCTGACGAGACATATCATGGCACTGTTTATACAGAGAGCTTTGGCAATGCTGCATATATTGTAAAGATGACAACCAACCTAATGCGTGACCTCGGATCTATTCCGTCACCTCAGAATGCTTTTTATCTAGGAATTGGGCTTGAAACGCTACATCTAAGAATGGAAAGACACTTCCAGAATGCACTTGCTCTCGCTAAACACCTTGAGAATCATCCTAAGGTAGCTTGGGTATCGTTCTCCGGACTTGAAAACGATAGCCAGCATGAGCTCGCGCAGAAATATCTTCCAAACGGATCTTGTGGAGTTATCGCATTTGGAGTTAAAGGTGGTAGAGAGGCAGCTATTAAGTTCATGGACTCGCTTAAGCTTGCAGCAATAGTTACACATGTGGCTGATTCAAGAACTTGCGTACTACATCCTGCATCTACTACTCACAGACAGATGAACGATGAAGAGTTAGCAGCAGCTGGAATCTCTCAGGATTTAGTGAGAATGTCAGTAGGTATCGAGGATATCGATGATATAATCGCTGACGTTAATCAGGCTCTTGAGCAGTAA
- a CDS encoding DUF2700 domain-containing protein has translation MSDSNYLVIGKYTIILTVLCIAVMIFTIVRRGVTKKYKGDYMATGMIIGILFGMIAGLIFGKSSLGMAIGMSLGEILGMTIGLLIPRK, from the coding sequence GTGAGTGATAGTAATTATTTGGTAATTGGTAAATATACTATAATTTTAACAGTGCTATGTATCGCTGTTATGATATTTACAATTGTTAGAAGGGGAGTAACTAAAAAATACAAAGGAGATTATATGGCTACCGGTATGATTATAGGTATTTTGTTTGGTATGATCGCTGGTTTGATATTTGGTAAGTCCAGTTTAGGAATGGCTATTGGAATGTCTCTCGGGGAGATATTAGGAATGACTATAGGTTTATTAATCCCTAGGAAATAA
- a CDS encoding CPBP family intramembrane glutamic endopeptidase, which produces MDTKKSPLKRLLFLFLPFIFLFVYDILASLVAVVIERGLTLFSVSNKFLSSSASFMDASIAFVLSIICYIFYRIVFTKREPEVLINKPTGVIYAIVLGFGAGGISSIWLNGMYILADYSPFLAKQVKGFDSLYSDMEKGPYIWLFLAIVVVGPIIEEILFRGIIFSSFENTTKNSWFPVLATGIIFGVWHGSFIQGVYTAIVGIILAYYMKKCRSLFLVVLAHGVNNIGGTLPPSLDTDFNNMLLNVIAYVCIIPTLAILYHLHHKGKKVSN; this is translated from the coding sequence TTGGATACAAAAAAATCACCTTTAAAAAGATTACTTTTTTTATTTCTACCATTTATATTTTTATTTGTATATGACATATTGGCATCTTTGGTAGCCGTTGTTATCGAAAGAGGCCTCACATTATTCTCAGTTAGCAATAAATTTCTGAGTTCAAGCGCAAGCTTTATGGATGCATCTATAGCTTTCGTATTATCAATTATATGCTATATATTCTACCGCATAGTTTTTACAAAAAGAGAGCCAGAAGTTCTTATAAATAAACCAACTGGAGTAATATATGCTATAGTACTCGGATTCGGTGCGGGAGGAATATCAAGCATTTGGCTAAACGGTATGTACATTCTTGCTGATTATTCGCCTTTCCTTGCAAAGCAAGTTAAAGGATTTGATTCGCTCTATAGTGATATGGAGAAAGGTCCATATATATGGCTATTCCTCGCGATTGTTGTAGTTGGACCGATAATTGAGGAGATACTTTTCCGTGGCATCATCTTTAGTAGCTTTGAGAACACAACGAAAAACTCTTGGTTTCCTGTACTCGCAACTGGTATTATATTTGGTGTATGGCACGGTAGCTTTATCCAAGGCGTTTATACTGCAATAGTAGGAATCATCTTAGCATACTACATGAAGAAGTGTAGATCTTTATTTCTTGTTGTGTTAGCACACGGCGTTAACAATATAGGTGGCACATTACCGCCATCTTTGGATACAGATTTCAATAATATGCTTCTAAATGTTATTGCATATGTGTGTATAATACCGACACTTGCAATCTTGTATCACTTACATCACAAGGGCAAGAAGGTATCAAATTAA
- a CDS encoding DUF421 domain-containing protein — protein sequence MHIFILISLKLFIGFIVMIIIINVTGKGNLAPSSASDQVQNYVLGGIIGGAMYNDSVKIPQFVGILFIWCAMVLILRWIKQHNVKAKQILDGKALIVIEDGKVNINNCKRVGLSAHEISFKLRTKKIYSTNKVKRAVIEQDGDLIIVNEGEANPKYPLITDGQIQTDILRVIGKDEAWLTEELNKRGIKSHREVFLGEYEDRKLHLTTYN from the coding sequence ATGCATATATTTATATTGATAAGTCTGAAACTGTTTATAGGGTTCATTGTGATGATCATAATAATTAACGTCACGGGGAAGGGAAACCTTGCGCCATCATCTGCTAGTGATCAGGTGCAGAACTACGTGCTCGGTGGAATTATCGGAGGTGCTATGTACAATGATAGTGTTAAGATTCCTCAGTTTGTCGGCATCCTGTTCATCTGGTGTGCTATGGTCTTAATTCTGAGATGGATTAAACAGCATAACGTCAAGGCCAAGCAAATCCTCGATGGTAAGGCTCTTATTGTTATAGAGGATGGTAAAGTAAACATTAATAACTGTAAGAGAGTTGGACTTAGTGCTCATGAAATTTCATTTAAACTGAGGACTAAAAAAATTTATTCTACTAATAAGGTAAAAAGAGCAGTTATTGAGCAAGATGGCGATTTAATTATCGTAAATGAAGGTGAAGCGAATCCAAAGTATCCACTTATAACCGATGGTCAGATTCAGACTGACATATTGAGGGTTATCGGTAAGGATGAAGCGTGGCTGACTGAGGAATTAAATAAACGTGGTATAAAATCACACAGAGAAGTATTTCTAGGTGAATATGAAGACCGAAAGCTTCATTTAACAACTTACAATTAG
- a CDS encoding YdcF family protein yields MGAIFLIFNGCILLKKEGASKTNLVSLSLGVSVLAFYVVTFYYLTSETKVFNVNTLSNVIFVIAVYSYLIFCTAFIAFMLYSFIYLTVPNKKIYDFIIVHGAGLRDGEYVTPLLRQRIEKAVEAYLNSSNPYIKIIVSGGQGPDEKISEAQAMANYIESRTSVPIDRVILEDKSTTTYENLLFSKALGKKLVDNPKFLFVTNNYHVYRTSAYARKIKMDGDGLGCRTAGYYIPSAFIREFIAACVKIKWAFVVLYTLLFIFLFVI; encoded by the coding sequence ATGGGTGCTATTTTTCTGATTTTTAATGGATGTATTTTACTAAAAAAAGAAGGAGCTTCAAAGACTAACCTTGTATCGTTATCTCTCGGAGTTTCGGTTCTTGCGTTTTATGTAGTGACTTTTTATTATCTCACATCAGAGACGAAAGTGTTTAATGTAAATACTCTTTCTAATGTCATTTTTGTAATAGCAGTATATTCATATTTGATATTTTGCACAGCCTTTATAGCATTCATGTTATACTCATTTATCTATCTAACTGTGCCAAACAAAAAGATATATGATTTTATCATCGTTCATGGTGCCGGACTCCGTGATGGTGAATACGTAACACCTTTGCTAAGACAGAGAATTGAAAAAGCTGTTGAAGCTTATCTCAATTCCAGTAATCCATATATTAAGATTATTGTTAGTGGTGGGCAAGGGCCAGATGAAAAAATATCTGAAGCTCAAGCAATGGCAAATTATATCGAGAGTAGAACTTCTGTTCCGATAGATAGAGTAATTCTTGAGGATAAGTCGACCACGACTTATGAAAACCTACTATTTTCAAAGGCACTAGGGAAAAAGCTAGTAGATAATCCCAAGTTCTTATTTGTAACTAATAATTACCACGTATATCGTACTAGTGCATATGCTAGAAAGATTAAAATGGATGGAGATGGTCTCGGATGTAGAACAGCAGGTTATTATATTCCGTCTGCTTTTATCAGAGAATTTATCGCAGCCTGTGTAAAGATCAAATGGGCTTTCGTAGTATTATATACCCTACTATTTATATTTCTCTTTGTGATATAG
- a CDS encoding nitrous oxide-stimulated promoter family protein codes for MESKKSQRKRQKEIMLVSQMIKLYCHKNHTNQNGKVLCEDCQQLLEYARFRSAKCRFMENKTFCSNCRIQCYSPEMKKRIQKVMRYSGPRIIIYHPVLCLKHALTGVIEKRRTKCD; via the coding sequence TTGGAATCTAAGAAATCCCAGAGGAAGCGACAGAAGGAGATTATGCTCGTATCACAGATGATTAAACTTTATTGCCATAAGAATCATACTAACCAAAATGGTAAAGTGCTATGCGAAGACTGTCAGCAATTATTAGAATATGCGAGGTTCCGTAGTGCAAAATGTCGATTTATGGAAAACAAGACGTTTTGCAGTAACTGCAGGATACAATGCTACTCGCCTGAGATGAAGAAAAGGATTCAGAAGGTCATGCGCTATAGTGGTCCTAGAATCATCATATATCATCCAGTGCTTTGTCTAAAACATGCGCTTACTGGTGTCATTGAGAAGAGGAGAACTAAATGTGATTAA
- a CDS encoding ABC transporter ATP-binding protein/permease translates to MRLIRLLKGSGKYIIYQIIWQWLSLLAQIAIVWQVTELIDAAWQKSVTNYEILTTVGIVAVGLMIRFICDRLYSRACYLASVDVKRALRDQIYKKVLWLGPSYREQIRTSEIVQMSGEGVEQLEIYFGRYLSQFFYALIAPLTLFFVVSRISLKTAIVLLVAVPLIPIVIMLVMMVAKKILGNYFDIYYGLGDSFLEKLQGMTTLKIYRADQRAVDQIDSESEQFRKITMKVLMMQLNSTSIMDIIAYGGAAAGIISSLIEFSNRNINVSGVLMCTFLAAEFFLPMRLLGNFFHIGMNGMKASDRIFAFLDLPEQKRGDKEISGEYIDISLEDVTFSYDDSREILHDISMNIDSGSLVSIVGVSGSGKSTIAGILLGKNHNYRGCIKVNGIEHQEITSKSIMNNFTMIGHNSWIFKGTVRDNLMMGNPNATESEMLEVLDKVNLRSFLEAQNGLDTKVKSNATNFSGGQKQRLALARALLHDTPVYIFDEATSNIDAESEEVIMAAITQIAKERTVILISHRLANVVNSDVVYTLRGGVIVEKGTHEELMKLKGTYENLYSEQSELENYSKGREVASI, encoded by the coding sequence ATGAGACTGATAAGACTCTTAAAGGGTTCTGGAAAGTATATAATCTATCAAATCATTTGGCAGTGGCTTTCACTGCTTGCTCAAATTGCGATAGTGTGGCAAGTTACAGAGTTAATCGATGCTGCGTGGCAAAAGAGTGTTACGAATTATGAAATACTTACGACTGTCGGAATTGTAGCGGTTGGACTAATGATTAGGTTTATTTGCGACCGGCTGTATTCTCGCGCGTGCTATTTGGCAAGTGTCGATGTTAAGCGTGCACTTAGAGATCAGATATATAAAAAGGTGCTATGGCTAGGTCCATCATACCGCGAGCAGATAAGGACTTCTGAAATCGTACAGATGTCAGGTGAAGGCGTCGAGCAGTTAGAGATTTATTTCGGTAGGTATCTAAGCCAGTTTTTCTATGCACTTATTGCTCCGTTAACGTTGTTCTTTGTCGTTTCGAGGATTAGCTTAAAAACAGCAATCGTACTACTTGTGGCTGTTCCGCTTATTCCGATTGTAATTATGCTCGTAATGATGGTAGCAAAAAAGATTCTTGGTAATTACTTTGATATATATTATGGACTTGGTGATAGCTTCCTCGAGAAACTACAGGGCATGACAACGCTGAAGATTTACAGGGCTGACCAAAGGGCGGTTGATCAGATTGACAGTGAATCAGAACAGTTTCGCAAGATTACTATGAAGGTGTTGATGATGCAGCTCAATAGCACATCGATTATGGATATCATCGCATATGGTGGTGCAGCAGCGGGAATCATAAGTTCTCTTATTGAATTTTCTAATCGTAACATTAATGTGTCAGGGGTGCTAATGTGTACATTCCTAGCTGCAGAGTTCTTCTTGCCAATGCGTTTACTTGGCAACTTTTTCCATATTGGGATGAACGGAATGAAGGCTAGTGATAGAATCTTCGCATTTCTTGATTTGCCAGAACAGAAACGTGGAGATAAGGAAATTTCAGGTGAATATATAGATATAAGTCTCGAGGATGTTACGTTTTCATATGACGATAGCAGGGAGATTTTGCACGATATTAGCATGAATATAGATTCTGGTTCACTCGTATCCATAGTTGGAGTCTCTGGATCTGGTAAATCCACTATTGCAGGAATCTTACTCGGCAAAAATCACAACTACAGGGGTTGTATAAAGGTTAATGGCATCGAGCATCAGGAAATAACCAGTAAGTCGATTATGAATAACTTTACTATGATTGGTCATAACAGCTGGATTTTCAAAGGTACCGTACGTGATAATCTTATGATGGGAAATCCTAATGCAACAGAATCGGAGATGCTAGAGGTATTAGACAAGGTTAATCTAAGGTCATTTCTTGAAGCTCAAAATGGACTAGATACAAAGGTTAAATCTAATGCTACGAACTTCTCTGGAGGTCAGAAGCAGAGACTTGCCCTAGCGAGAGCATTACTTCATGACACACCGGTATATATATTTGATGAAGCAACTTCCAATATAGATGCCGAGAGCGAAGAGGTAATAATGGCAGCTATTACACAGATTGCGAAGGAGAGGACGGTTATTCTTATATCTCACAGACTTGCTAATGTTGTAAATAGCGATGTTGTATATACGCTTCGTGGTGGAGTAATAGTTGAAAAGGGAACTCACGAAGAACTTATGAAGCTAAAAGGCACATATGAAAACTTGTACTCTGAACAATCAGAGCTTGAGAATTACTCTAAAGGAAGAGAGGTTGCGTCGATATGA
- a CDS encoding amino acid ABC transporter ATP-binding/permease protein, producing the protein MKKDKRRSDIAIMRSLIVLVKPLTGVMLTGIILGVVGFLCAIFLTIIGGIGVIKGLSIIGGDVLFGGISIDELMTWSQIFTILVILAIARGVLHYGEQYCNHYIAFRILAIIRHKVFECLRKLCPAKLEGKNKGDLISIITGDIELLEVFFAHTISPIVIAFLTSLIMIVFIGSQSLIAGVIAFAGYTVVGVVIPVWNGKRSAAVGMKFRNCVGELNNFVLDSMYGVDEILQYNHGDEQIRKLNDNSRSLADNQKNLSLYEGSQRAVTNIVIQLFSWGMLFTMIYLYVESAATFSEMLIATLAMMSSFGPVVALSSLSNSLNQTLACGERVLSLLEEAPEVEEVSGKEETIFTGAKADNITFSYADEVILKNVSVDIDKGKVLGIHGASGSGKSTLLKLLMRFWDVEQGAMRISEKDIKDINTVDLRNMSSYVTQDTILFRDTIANNIRVAREDADLLAIEEAAKKASIHEFIMRLPHGYETNVGELGDTLSDGEKQRIGIARAFLHDADLLLLDEPTSNLDILNEGIILKSLEKEKSGKTIVLVSHRKSTLSLSDRVYEMDNGRLS; encoded by the coding sequence ATGAAAAAGGATAAGCGCAGATCAGATATTGCAATAATGCGCAGTCTTATCGTGCTTGTAAAGCCTCTAACAGGAGTTATGCTAACAGGCATTATCTTAGGTGTTGTCGGCTTCCTATGTGCGATATTTCTTACAATAATAGGTGGAATTGGCGTAATAAAAGGACTGTCAATCATCGGTGGTGATGTTCTATTCGGAGGAATTTCAATTGACGAATTAATGACGTGGAGTCAGATTTTTACAATTCTAGTCATACTTGCTATAGCAAGAGGGGTGCTGCACTATGGAGAACAGTATTGTAATCATTACATAGCATTTAGAATTCTTGCTATCATCCGTCACAAGGTATTCGAATGCTTAAGAAAGCTCTGTCCTGCTAAGCTTGAGGGCAAGAATAAAGGAGACCTTATCTCGATTATCACGGGAGATATTGAGCTACTTGAGGTTTTCTTTGCCCATACGATATCTCCAATCGTAATCGCATTTCTGACGTCATTGATTATGATTGTGTTTATAGGGTCTCAAAGTCTCATAGCTGGAGTCATCGCATTTGCAGGATATACTGTAGTTGGGGTTGTGATTCCTGTATGGAATGGCAAAAGGAGCGCTGCTGTTGGCATGAAGTTCCGTAATTGCGTAGGCGAACTCAATAACTTCGTACTAGACAGTATGTACGGTGTTGATGAAATTCTTCAGTACAATCACGGAGATGAACAGATTCGTAAATTGAACGATAACTCCCGCTCACTTGCCGATAATCAGAAGAACCTCAGTTTATACGAGGGTTCTCAGAGGGCAGTTACCAATATAGTGATTCAGCTGTTCTCCTGGGGAATGTTATTTACAATGATATACCTCTATGTCGAGAGCGCCGCTACGTTCTCTGAGATGCTAATCGCGACTCTTGCCATGATGAGTTCCTTCGGACCTGTTGTAGCGCTATCTTCGCTTTCTAATAGCTTGAATCAGACGCTTGCCTGCGGAGAAAGGGTACTTTCACTTCTCGAAGAAGCACCGGAAGTCGAGGAAGTAAGTGGAAAGGAAGAGACTATATTTACAGGCGCTAAGGCTGACAATATTACATTTTCATATGCAGATGAAGTTATCCTCAAGAATGTTTCTGTGGATATTGATAAAGGCAAGGTGCTAGGTATACACGGTGCTAGTGGCTCTGGGAAATCTACACTTCTTAAGCTCTTAATGAGGTTCTGGGATGTTGAACAGGGTGCAATGCGCATATCAGAAAAGGATATAAAGGATATTAATACAGTCGATTTACGTAATATGTCTTCGTATGTAACTCAGGACACTATACTTTTTCGTGACACTATAGCAAATAATATTAGGGTTGCAAGAGAAGATGCTGACCTACTTGCAATCGAAGAAGCAGCTAAGAAAGCAAGTATACATGAGTTTATAATGAGACTACCTCACGGGTATGAAACGAATGTAGGGGAACTTGGCGACACACTTTCAGATGGAGAGAAGCAGAGGATTGGAATTGCAAGAGCATTTCTTCATGACGCTGATTTATTGCTACTTGATGAGCCGACAAGTAATCTCGATATTTTGAATGAGGGAATTATCCTTAAGTCGCTAGAAAAAGAAAAGTCAGGTAAGACGATAGTACTCGTTTCTCACAGGAAGTCGACACTTTCTCTTTCTGACAGGGTGTATGAAATGGATAACGGTAGATTATCATAA
- a CDS encoding class I SAM-dependent methyltransferase — MFWDNVAGVYDIFVKVINRKTHNELKSIVGKYIESQDKVLECAAGTGMLSTVIAERCDTLVVTDFSSKMIKRAEKNCSSYDNITFELADIFALDYPDNSFDKVIAGNVIHLLDEPLKALAELNRVCRPSGMLIIPTYMNRDKQDKKNKLTDSVGKVGADFKQYFNVVSYLEFFKSAGYIDVKVELADGKIPCAVATMQKLI, encoded by the coding sequence ATGTTTTGGGATAATGTAGCAGGGGTCTATGACATATTCGTCAAGGTTATTAATAGAAAGACACATAATGAACTAAAGAGTATAGTGGGCAAATACATAGAGTCACAGGATAAGGTGCTAGAGTGTGCGGCAGGGACTGGTATGCTAAGTACGGTGATAGCCGAAAGGTGTGATACGCTTGTTGTAACTGATTTTTCATCAAAGATGATTAAACGTGCTGAGAAGAATTGCTCATCATATGATAACATCACTTTTGAATTAGCAGATATCTTTGCACTCGACTACCCAGATAATAGCTTTGATAAAGTTATTGCCGGTAATGTCATTCATCTTCTTGATGAACCTCTAAAGGCTCTAGCCGAGTTAAACCGCGTATGCAGACCTAGTGGAATGCTGATAATTCCTACGTACATGAATCGTGATAAGCAAGATAAGAAGAACAAATTAACCGATTCAGTAGGAAAGGTGGGTGCTGATTTTAAGCAATACTTCAATGTTGTTAGCTACCTAGAGTTCTTTAAGTCTGCAGGGTATATCGATGTAAAAGTAGAACTAGCAGATGGCAAGATTCCATGCGCTGTTGCTACTATGCAAAAGTTGATTTAA
- a CDS encoding EFR1 family ferrodoxin (N-terminal region resembles flavodoxins. C-terminal ferrodoxin region binds two 4Fe-4S clusters.): protein MPMNIIKIATVYFSPTGTTKKVIDNIVKGIGGEIIYSINLTERDNREKTQNLSFDNIDLIILGAPIYGGFLYKEFRNCIKHLNFQRKNVIAVTLYGNASTMFATKELISIIRKGDGKLLGYGEFVGEHSYSSKFIPVAKGRPNEDDLQKATQFGETIRDRLANIERYFFSNKVSMSDKVINFVADNKPIHTGKRIFTIPYTDNEKCIRCYKCIKACPKSCIKADITTDKDECIVCMACVKICPIDARIAYPKNAIVKLGLRVINRRRHESLFF, encoded by the coding sequence ATGCCAATGAATATAATTAAAATTGCTACTGTATATTTTTCACCAACAGGAACAACGAAAAAAGTTATTGACAATATTGTTAAGGGAATTGGCGGAGAAATAATTTATTCAATTAATCTGACTGAACGTGACAATAGAGAAAAAACTCAAAATCTGAGCTTTGATAATATAGATTTAATAATTTTAGGAGCTCCAATATATGGAGGTTTTCTGTATAAAGAATTCAGGAACTGTATTAAACACTTAAATTTTCAGAGGAAAAACGTAATTGCTGTTACACTGTATGGCAATGCATCAACCATGTTTGCTACTAAAGAATTGATATCAATAATAAGAAAAGGTGATGGAAAATTACTTGGGTATGGTGAGTTTGTTGGTGAACATTCATATTCCAGTAAATTTATTCCAGTTGCTAAAGGTAGACCAAATGAAGATGATTTACAGAAGGCAACCCAGTTCGGTGAGACGATAAGAGATAGATTAGCAAATATTGAGAGATATTTTTTTAGCAATAAAGTTAGTATGTCCGATAAAGTTATAAACTTTGTTGCGGATAATAAACCTATACATACAGGAAAAAGAATATTTACTATTCCATATACAGATAACGAAAAATGCATCCGTTGTTATAAATGTATAAAAGCATGTCCTAAAAGCTGTATAAAAGCAGATATAACAACTGATAAAGATGAATGTATAGTTTGTATGGCATGCGTTAAAATATGTCCGATAGATGCACGAATAGCTTATCCTAAAAATGCTATAGTTAAATTAGGATTACGGGTGATAAATAGAAGACGTCATGAATCATTGTTTTTTTGA